From one Melospiza melodia melodia isolate bMelMel2 chromosome 4, bMelMel2.pri, whole genome shotgun sequence genomic stretch:
- the CPM gene encoding carboxypeptidase M isoform X1, which produces MHGDETVGREILLHLIDFLVTSYGRDPVITRLLNNTRIHIMPTMNPDGFEATKVPDCYYTPGRYNGNREDLNRNFPDAFEDNRASIQPETQAVMDWIKNETFVLSANLHGGALVASYTFDNGNPVTGSLKGYSRSPDDDVFIHLAKTYSSNHASMYKGTGCDSRQTFPEGITNGYSWYQLEGGMQDYNYVWGQCFEITLELSCCKYPPEDQLGKFWRDNKVALIEYIKQVHLGVKGQVTGKNGNPIPNAIVEAKGRQHVCPYRTNQHGEYFLLLLPGTYVINATVPGFKSMLKTVEIPDNTANFSAVKQDFSFPEVSDKISSKVTSCPKTPLYQELSRASAAVKPTVHLLVLMTVVLAIFK; this is translated from the exons ACAGTTGGGAGAGAAATCCTGCTCCATTTGATAGATTTCCTGGTGACCAGCTATGGACGTGACCCAGTTATTACTCGCTTGCTCAATAATACCCGGATCCATATCATGCCAACCATGAATCCTGATGGATTTGAAGCTACAAAAGTGCCTGATTGTTATTACACACCAGGAAG GTACAATGGGAATAGAGAAGATCTGAACAGAAATTTTCCCGATGCCTTTGAGGACAACAGGGCCAGCATTCAGCCAGAAACTCAAGCAGTAATGGACTGGATCAAAAATGAAACGTTTGTTCTCTCAGCTAACCTGCATGGGGGTGCCCTGGTTGCCAGTTACACCTTTGATAATGGTAACCCAG TTACTGGCTCTTTGAAAGGCTATAGCAGATCTCCAGATGATGATGTCTTCATTCACCTGGCAAAAACCTATTCTTCCAACCATGCCAGCATGTACAAAGGGACGGGCTGTGACAGCAGGCAAACCTTCCCAGAAGGCATTACCAACGGGTACTCCTGGTACCAGCTGGAAG GTGGAATGCAAGATTACAACTATGTCTGGGGACAGTGTTTTGAAATTACACTGGAGCTGTCATGCTGTAAATATCCTCCAGAAGACCAGCTGGGAAAGTTCTGGAGAGACAACAAAGTTGCTCTGATCGAATATATCAAACAAGTACACCTAG gtgtcaaaggccaagttACTGGTAAGAATGGGAATCCTATTCCCAACGCCATCGTGGAAGCCAAAGGAAGGCAACATGTCTGCCCCTACAGAACAAATCAACACGGGGAGTACTTCCTTCTCCTTTTGCCTGGGACATATGTGATCAAT GCTACTGTACCAGGATTTAAATCCATGCTGAAGACAGTGGAAATACCTGACAACACTGCAAACTTCAGTGCTGTGAAACAGGATTTCTCTTTCCCAGAGGTCTCAGATAAGATCAGCTCAAAAGTTACTTCATGTCCCAAAACTCCCCTCTACCAAGAGCTCTCACGGGCTTCGGCTGCAGTAAAACCAACTGTACATCTCTTGGTTTTAATGACCGTTGTGCTTGCAATTTTCAAATAA
- the CPM gene encoding carboxypeptidase M isoform X2 — translation MPTMNPDGFEATKVPDCYYTPGRYNGNREDLNRNFPDAFEDNRASIQPETQAVMDWIKNETFVLSANLHGGALVASYTFDNGNPVTGSLKGYSRSPDDDVFIHLAKTYSSNHASMYKGTGCDSRQTFPEGITNGYSWYQLEGGMQDYNYVWGQCFEITLELSCCKYPPEDQLGKFWRDNKVALIEYIKQVHLGVKGQVTGKNGNPIPNAIVEAKGRQHVCPYRTNQHGEYFLLLLPGTYVINATVPGFKSMLKTVEIPDNTANFSAVKQDFSFPEVSDKISSKVTSCPKTPLYQELSRASAAVKPTVHLLVLMTVVLAIFK, via the exons ATGCCAACCATGAATCCTGATGGATTTGAAGCTACAAAAGTGCCTGATTGTTATTACACACCAGGAAG GTACAATGGGAATAGAGAAGATCTGAACAGAAATTTTCCCGATGCCTTTGAGGACAACAGGGCCAGCATTCAGCCAGAAACTCAAGCAGTAATGGACTGGATCAAAAATGAAACGTTTGTTCTCTCAGCTAACCTGCATGGGGGTGCCCTGGTTGCCAGTTACACCTTTGATAATGGTAACCCAG TTACTGGCTCTTTGAAAGGCTATAGCAGATCTCCAGATGATGATGTCTTCATTCACCTGGCAAAAACCTATTCTTCCAACCATGCCAGCATGTACAAAGGGACGGGCTGTGACAGCAGGCAAACCTTCCCAGAAGGCATTACCAACGGGTACTCCTGGTACCAGCTGGAAG GTGGAATGCAAGATTACAACTATGTCTGGGGACAGTGTTTTGAAATTACACTGGAGCTGTCATGCTGTAAATATCCTCCAGAAGACCAGCTGGGAAAGTTCTGGAGAGACAACAAAGTTGCTCTGATCGAATATATCAAACAAGTACACCTAG gtgtcaaaggccaagttACTGGTAAGAATGGGAATCCTATTCCCAACGCCATCGTGGAAGCCAAAGGAAGGCAACATGTCTGCCCCTACAGAACAAATCAACACGGGGAGTACTTCCTTCTCCTTTTGCCTGGGACATATGTGATCAAT GCTACTGTACCAGGATTTAAATCCATGCTGAAGACAGTGGAAATACCTGACAACACTGCAAACTTCAGTGCTGTGAAACAGGATTTCTCTTTCCCAGAGGTCTCAGATAAGATCAGCTCAAAAGTTACTTCATGTCCCAAAACTCCCCTCTACCAAGAGCTCTCACGGGCTTCGGCTGCAGTAAAACCAACTGTACATCTCTTGGTTTTAATGACCGTTGTGCTTGCAATTTTCAAATAA